One window from the genome of Cucumis melo cultivar AY chromosome 12, USDA_Cmelo_AY_1.0, whole genome shotgun sequence encodes:
- the LOC103497088 gene encoding 60S acidic ribosomal protein P0-like, protein MVLKPTRAQKKTNYDQKLCRLLDEYSQVLIVGADNVGSNQLQSIRKGLRGDSIILMGKNTMMKRSIRIHSEKTGNTAVTNLLPHLVGNVGLIFTKGDLKEVKEEVAKYKVGAPARVGLVAPIDVIVPPGNTGLDPSQTSFFQVLNIPTKINKGTVEIITPVELIKKGDKVGSSEAALLSKLGIRPFSYGLIVVSVYDNGSVFSPAVLDLTEEDLLEKFLAGVSMVASLSLAVSFPTLAAAPHMLINAYKNALAIAVATEYSFSEADEIKEFLKDPSKFAAAAAPAAAAKSVVAAPAAMEDKKEEPEEESDEEDMIMGLFD, encoded by the exons ATGGTTCTCAAGCCCACCCGAGCTCAGAAGAAGACTAACTACGATCAGAAACTCTGTCGTCTCCTCGATGAGTATTCTCAGGTCCTCATCGTCGGTGCCGATAATGTCGGTTCCAACCAGCTTCAGAGCATTCGCAAGGGTCTCCGTGGCGATTCCATTATTCTTATGGGTAAGAACACCATGATGAAACGCTCCATTAGAATCCATTCTGAAAAGACTGGTAACACCGCCGTCACCAACCTCCTCCCTCATCTTGTG GGAAACGTTGGCTTGATCTTCACTAAAGGTGATTTGAAAGAAGTGAAGGAAGAAGTTGCCAAATACAAG GTGGGAGCCCCAGCTCGTGTTGGCCTTGTTGCACCAATTGATGTGATTGTTCCTCCAGGAAACACTGGACTCGATCCATCGCAGACATCTTTCTTTCAG GTGCTGAACATCCCAACAAAGATTAACAAAGGCACAGTCGAAATCATCACTCCCGTGGAGCTAATCAAGAAAGGAGACAAAGTCGGCTCATCCGAGGCCGCACTACTCTCCAAACTTGGGATAAGGCCCTTCTCTTATGGTCTCATTGTTGTTTCTGTCTATGACAACGGTTCTGTTTTTAGTCCAGCAGTGCTTGATCTTACAGAAGAAGATCTTCTTGAGAAATTCCTTGCTGGGGTTTCTATGGttgcctctctctctcttgctGTGTCTTTCCCAACTCTTGCTGCTGCTCCTCACATGCTTATCAACGCCTATAAGAATGCTCTTGCCATTGCTGTCGCTACTGAATATTCATTCTCTGAGGCTGATGAAATCAAAGAATTTTTGAAG GATCCAAGCAAATTTGCAGCAGCAGCAGCCCCAGCTGCGGCAGCCAAGTCAGTTGTTGCCGCCCCTGCTGCTATGGAAGATAAGAAGGAAGAACCAGAGGAAGAGTCAGATGAGGAGGATATGATCATGGGTCTATTTGACTGA
- the LOC103497087 gene encoding pentatricopeptide repeat-containing protein At2g29760, chloroplastic translates to MEALSVPLISLQNFSTLNNNLPFRNHQILSAIDKCSSSKQLKEVHARMLRTGLFFDPFSASKLFTASALSSFSTLDYARNVFDQIPQANLYTWNILIRAYASSSDPFQSFVIFLDLLDKCEDLPNNFTFPFVIKAASELKASRVGTAVHGMAIKLSFGMDLYILNSLVRFYGACGDLSMAERLFKGISCKDVVSWNSMISAFAQGNCPEDALELFLKMERENVMPNSVTMVCVLSACAKKLDLEFGRWVCSYIERKGIKMDLTLRNAMLDMYTKCGSVDDAQKLFDEMPERDVFSWTIMLDGYAKMGDYDAARGVFNAMPVKEIAAWNVLISAYEQNGKPKEALAIFNELQLSKIAKPDEVTLVSTLSACAQLGAIDLGGWIHVYIKREGIDLNCHLISSLVDMYAKCGALEKALEVFYSVEERDVYVWSAMIAGLGMHGRGKAAIDLFFEMQEAKVKPNSVTFTNVLCACSHTGLVDEGRVFFHEMEPVYGVVPETKHYACMVDILGRAGFLEEAMELINEMSITPSASVWGALLGACSLHMNVELGELASDQLLKLEPRNHGAIVLLSNIYAKTGRWEKVSELRKLMRDTELKKEPGCSSIEVNGNVHEFLVGDNLHPLSSNIYSKLDDIATKLKPVGYEPNKSHLLQLIEEDDLKEQALSLHSEKLAIAFGLVSLAPSQPIRVVKNLRICGDCHEFAKLVSRVYDRDILLRDRYRFHHFRDGHCSCMDYW, encoded by the coding sequence ATGGAAGCTCTAAGCGTTCCATTGATTTCTCTCCAGAATTTCTCAACCCTAAACAACAATCTTCCTTTCAGAAACCATCAAATTCTCTCTGCAATAGATAAATGTTCAAGTTCAAAGCAATTGAAGGAAGTTCACGCTCGCATGCTGCGCACCGGTCTCTTCTTCGACCCCTTTTCTGCCAGCAAACTCTTCACAGCCTCCGCTCTTTCGTCCTTCTCCACTCTCGACTATGCTCGCAACGTGTTCGACCAAATTCCCCAAGCAAATCTCTACACTTGGAACATCCTCATTCGAGCTTACGCTTCCAGCTCCGACCCTTTTCAGAGTTTCGTAATATTTCTGGATTTGCTTGATAAATGTGAGGATTTGCCTAATAATTTCACTTTCCCATTTGTTATTAAGGCCGCTTCGGAGCTTAAAGCTTCACGGGTTGGGACAGCTGTTCATGGAATGGCGATTAAGCTGTCGTTTGGTATGGATCTTTATATCCTTAATTCTCTTGTGCGATTCTATGGGGCATGTGGGGATTTGAGTATGGCTGAGCGATTGTTTAAGGGTATTTCTTGCAAAGATGTAGTGTCTTGGAATTCCATGATTTCGGCTTTTGCTCAGGGGAACTGTCCAGAAGATGCATTGGAGTTGTTTTTGAAAATGGAGAGGGAAAATGTGATGCCCAACTCTGTAACAATGGTGTGTGTTTTATCTGCTTGTGCGAAGAAGTTGGATTTGGAATTTGGGAGGTGGGTTTGTTCGTACATTGAAAGGAAAGGAATCAAAATGGATTTAACTTTGCGTAACGCCATGCTTGACATGTATACAAAGTGTGGAAGCGTTGATGATGCACAGAAGCTGTTTGACGAAATGCCTGAAAGAGATGTCTTCTCTTGGACCATCATGCTTGACGGGTATGCGAAAATGGGCGACTATGATGCTGCTCGGGGAGTGTTCAATGCAATGCCTGTGAAAGAAATTGCTGCTTGGAATGTTCTCATATCTGCTTATGAACAAAACGGTAAACCTAAGGAAGCTTTGGCCATTTTTAATGAGTTGCAGCTGAGTAAGATTGCAAAGCCCGATGAAGTCACTTTAGTTAGTACTTTGTCAGCTTGTGCTCAATTGGGAGCAATCGATTTGGGTGGATGGATTCATGTGTACATAAAAAGGGAAGGGATAGATCTAAATTGCCATTTAATTTCTTCTCTTGTAGACATGTATGCTAAATGTGGTGCTTTAGAGAAAGCTCTTGAGGTGTTCTATTCAGTGGAGGAGAGAGATGTGTATGTTTGGAGTGCCATGATTGCTGGTTTGGGAATGCACGGCCGTGGGAAGGCAGCAATTGATCTATTCTTCGAAATGCAGGAAGCTAAGGTGAAGCCAAACAGTGTGACGTTTACAAATGTATTATGTGCCTGTAGCCATACTGGCTTAGTTGATGAGGGACGGGTGTTTTTCCATGAAATGGAGCCAGTTTATGGGGTTGTTCCTGAGACGAAGCACTATGCTTGTATGGTTGATATTCTCGGTCGTGCCGGGTTTCTTGAAGAAGCTATGGAGTTGATCAATGAAATGTCTATAACTCCAAGTGCCTCCGTTTGGGGTGCTTTGCTTGGTGCTTGCAGCCTTCATATGAATGTTGAGCTTGGTGAATTAGCTAGTGACCAATTGCTCAAGTTGGAGCCTAGAAATCATGGTGCTATTGTACTTTTATCAAACATATATGCTAAAACAGGAAGATGGGAAAAGGTTTCTGAGTTGAGGAAACTAATGAGAGACACTGAACTGAAAAAGGAACCTGGTTGTAGTTCCATTGAAGTCAACGGCAACGTCCACGAGTTTCTAGTGGGCGATAATTTGCACCCTTTATCCAGCAACATCTATTCAAAGCTGGACGATATTGCAACAAAACTAAAACCAGTTGGTTACGAACCAAACAAATCCCATCTTCTCCAGCTCATCGAAGAGGACGACCTCAAGGAGCAGGCCTTAAGCCTTCACAGCGAAAAGTTAGCCATCGCATTTGGGCTTGTTAGTTTGGCTCCATCTCAACCAATTCGAGTTGTGAAGAATCTTCGGATTTGTGGAGACTGCCACGAATTTGCTAAGCTTGTATCTAGAGTTTACGACAGAGATATATTACTTCGAGATCGATATCGATTccatcattttcgagatgggcATTGTTCATGTATGGATTACTGGTAA